In Desulfofundulus kuznetsovii DSM 6115, the following are encoded in one genomic region:
- a CDS encoding heavy metal translocating P-type ATPase, translated as MKQISIPVEGMTCAACAARVERALKNTPGVTGAVVNLVTGKAGVEYDPEKVSVEQLVKTIRELGYQVPTGEIHLTVRGMSCAACVARVERAVSGLPGVLNVAVSLPAESARVTFYPGTVTPVQIREAIAGLGYEVAEKTTGREALDREKQARRQEIRRQARNMWIAWPLSLLVMLGMFRDVWILPRFVPEFMGNTLFLWALTTPVVFIAGWQFFVHSFNGLKKGATDMNLLYATGIGAAYIIATINTFWPGAGFGGKGATFFESAALLTAFIVLGRYLEALTRGRVSEAIRKLLNLQPKTARVIREGREMEIAALDVVPGDVVVVRPGESIPVDGRVIEGHSAVDESMITGESIPVEKKPGDEVIGATINKTGTFKFEATRVGRDTALAQIIRLVEDAQATKAPVQRLADLVAGHFIAGVHVLALVVFLFWFFYGYHTFFRPDSHFILSPYSLAQVGVFGFALLLSVTTLVISCPCALGLATPSAMMAGTGKGAENGILFKGADAVEATAALQAVLFDKTGTITRGEPSLTDVVPAPGFPEEELLRLAAAAEKNSEHPLGEAIVRGAEKAGVAAEEAEEFEAIPGHGIKARYQGRTILLGNRRLMEREGVSIETLLPSVKSLEQDGKTAMFLAVDGQAAGVIAVADTIKEHVPQAIARLKKMGMQVIMITGDNRRTAEAIARQAGIESVLAEVLPQDKAEEVRRLQARGLRVAMVGDGINDAPALAAADVGMAIGTGTDIAKETGEVILIKADLRDVVSAIEIARATMRKVRQNLVWAFVYNSLGIPIAAGLLYPPTGLIVSPELAAFFMAMSSVSVTLNTLLLKRFVPSMKRGQREPRGEAGQPLPSPALR; from the coding sequence ATGAAACAAATCAGCATTCCCGTGGAAGGCATGACCTGCGCCGCCTGCGCGGCCCGGGTGGAACGGGCTTTGAAAAATACACCCGGGGTAACTGGCGCCGTGGTCAACCTGGTCACCGGAAAGGCCGGTGTGGAATACGACCCGGAAAAGGTATCCGTGGAACAACTGGTCAAGACCATCCGGGAACTGGGCTACCAGGTGCCCACAGGGGAAATACACCTGACCGTAAGGGGCATGAGCTGCGCGGCCTGTGTGGCCCGGGTGGAACGGGCAGTTTCCGGGCTGCCCGGGGTATTAAATGTAGCCGTTAGCCTTCCCGCGGAATCCGCCCGGGTAACCTTTTACCCGGGAACGGTAACACCCGTCCAGATTAGGGAAGCAATCGCCGGTCTGGGCTACGAGGTGGCTGAGAAGACCACGGGCCGGGAGGCCCTGGACCGGGAGAAGCAGGCCCGCCGGCAGGAAATACGCCGCCAGGCCCGGAACATGTGGATTGCCTGGCCCCTATCCCTCCTGGTAATGCTGGGCATGTTCCGGGACGTATGGATTCTCCCCCGTTTTGTACCCGAGTTTATGGGCAATACCCTCTTCTTGTGGGCGCTGACCACCCCGGTGGTTTTCATCGCCGGCTGGCAGTTCTTCGTGCACAGCTTCAACGGCCTAAAGAAGGGCGCCACCGATATGAACCTTCTCTATGCCACGGGAATAGGAGCTGCTTATATCATCGCCACCATTAACACTTTCTGGCCCGGGGCCGGCTTTGGGGGCAAAGGGGCCACCTTTTTTGAATCGGCCGCCCTGTTAACCGCCTTTATCGTCCTGGGCCGCTACCTGGAAGCCCTTACCCGGGGGCGTGTCTCCGAAGCCATCCGGAAGCTGCTGAACCTGCAGCCCAAAACCGCCCGGGTGATCCGGGAAGGCCGGGAGATGGAAATTGCCGCCCTTGATGTGGTACCCGGCGATGTGGTTGTGGTTCGTCCCGGGGAAAGTATCCCGGTGGACGGAAGGGTAATTGAAGGGCATTCGGCGGTGGACGAGTCCATGATCACCGGGGAAAGCATCCCGGTGGAGAAAAAGCCGGGTGACGAAGTAATTGGAGCCACCATCAACAAAACCGGAACCTTTAAATTTGAGGCCACCAGGGTGGGGCGGGACACGGCCCTGGCCCAGATCATCCGCCTGGTGGAAGACGCCCAGGCCACCAAGGCACCGGTGCAAAGGCTGGCCGATCTGGTGGCCGGGCACTTCATTGCCGGAGTCCATGTGCTGGCGCTGGTCGTTTTCCTTTTCTGGTTTTTCTACGGTTACCATACCTTTTTCCGGCCGGACAGCCACTTTATCCTGTCACCATACAGCCTGGCTCAAGTGGGGGTTTTCGGCTTTGCCCTGCTTCTGAGCGTAACCACCCTGGTCATCTCCTGCCCCTGCGCCCTGGGACTGGCCACCCCCAGCGCCATGATGGCCGGAACTGGAAAGGGGGCGGAAAACGGCATTCTCTTCAAAGGAGCCGATGCCGTGGAAGCCACCGCCGCCTTGCAGGCGGTGCTGTTTGATAAAACGGGCACCATTACCCGGGGCGAACCTTCCCTCACCGACGTCGTCCCTGCCCCGGGTTTTCCCGAAGAGGAGCTGCTGCGCCTGGCCGCCGCGGCGGAAAAAAATTCCGAGCACCCCCTGGGTGAAGCCATTGTCCGGGGAGCGGAAAAGGCCGGCGTAGCCGCAGAAGAAGCGGAGGAATTCGAAGCCATCCCCGGCCATGGCATCAAGGCCCGCTACCAGGGCCGCACGATACTGCTGGGCAACCGCCGGCTGATGGAAAGGGAAGGAGTGTCCATTGAAACCCTGCTGCCCTCTGTGAAATCCCTGGAGCAGGATGGTAAAACCGCCATGTTCCTGGCGGTGGACGGGCAGGCGGCCGGGGTAATTGCTGTGGCCGACACGATAAAAGAGCATGTGCCCCAGGCCATTGCCCGGTTGAAAAAAATGGGCATGCAGGTGATCATGATCACGGGGGACAACCGCCGCACCGCCGAAGCCATCGCCCGCCAGGCCGGCATTGAAAGCGTGCTGGCGGAAGTGCTGCCCCAGGACAAGGCCGAAGAGGTGCGCAGGCTGCAGGCCCGCGGCCTGCGGGTAGCCATGGTGGGAGACGGCATCAACGACGCCCCGGCCCTGGCGGCCGCCGATGTGGGCATGGCCATTGGTACCGGTACGGACATCGCCAAGGAGACGGGTGAGGTAATCCTGATCAAGGCAGATCTGCGGGACGTGGTTTCGGCCATTGAAATAGCCCGGGCGACAATGCGCAAAGTGCGGCAAAATCTGGTCTGGGCCTTTGTCTACAACAGCCTGGGCATTCCCATAGCCGCCGGCCTTCTCTATCCACCTACCGGGCTGATTGTAAGCCCGGAGCTGGCCGCCTTCTTCATGGCCATGAGTTCGGTCTCGGTAACCCTGAACACCCTGCTCTTAAAACGTTTTGTCCCCTCCATGAAGAGGGGACAACGGGAGCCCCGGGGGGAGGCAGGGCAACCATTACCCAGCCCGGCATTGCGGTAA
- a CDS encoding heparan-alpha-glucosaminide N-acetyltransferase, whose amino-acid sequence MDLFRGVALLLMVTFHLLYDLAEFYHLPLDYQKGLIYYTGKGAATLFILIAGISSFFSTSKLRRGIKVLLWGFIIYIVTGVALPGSNIIFGILQFLGTSMILAPLFMGLPSPALTVLGALILLAGRYTGTLTWPHNWLAWLGLVREDFFSVDYYPLLPWFGVFLWGMALGRTFYPSKRSLFPHSPLPFHPLGRSLLFLGRHSLTIYLVHQPVILLLLYLFFLAVK is encoded by the coding sequence ATTGACCTTTTCCGGGGAGTGGCCCTCCTGTTGATGGTGACCTTTCACTTACTTTACGACCTGGCAGAGTTTTACCATCTTCCCCTGGACTACCAGAAGGGGCTGATTTACTATACAGGAAAAGGAGCGGCCACTCTCTTCATCCTCATTGCGGGTATAAGCTCTTTCTTCAGCACCAGTAAGCTGCGGCGGGGTATAAAAGTCCTCCTGTGGGGGTTCATCATTTATATCGTTACCGGGGTGGCGCTCCCCGGGAGCAACATCATCTTCGGCATCCTGCAATTCCTGGGGACAAGCATGATCCTGGCCCCCCTTTTCATGGGACTGCCTTCACCGGCTCTAACGGTCCTGGGCGCCCTCATCCTGCTGGCCGGACGCTATACCGGCACCCTTACCTGGCCCCACAACTGGCTGGCCTGGCTGGGCCTGGTGAGGGAGGACTTCTTTTCCGTGGACTATTACCCCCTTCTCCCCTGGTTTGGGGTGTTCCTGTGGGGCATGGCCCTGGGGCGAACGTTTTACCCCTCTAAACGAAGCCTTTTTCCCCATTCTCCCCTGCCCTTCCACCCGCTGGGCCGGTCATTGCTATTCCTGGGCCGGCATTCGCTGACCATCTACCTGGTACACCAGCCGGTGATTTTATTACTCCTGTACCTGTTTTTCCTGGCTGTAAAGTAG
- a CDS encoding cation:proton antiporter has translation MNTWLVAATWIGLALAAGLISVRTGISVAMVEIMVGVIGGNYLGLEVNTWVNFLAGLGAIVLTFLAGAEVDPAVLKSKFKESVSLGFVSFLFPFLGAFAYAYYVAGWDLPAAQIAGIALSTTSVAIVYAVMVETRLNETELGQIILAACFITDLGTVLALGILFASYDYWMLIFIAATAVVLFLMPKITPAFQERFGRQVSQIEVKYVLFALLLLGGLANKANSEAVLPAYLLGLALAGFFQREKELLQRIRAAAFAFLTPFYFLKAGLFVSLPAVVGSFGLILILLAVKVAAKFAGVWPLTWLFRYKPRDGMYTTLLMSTGLTFGTISALFGLSHNFINQQQYTVLVTVVIASGVIPTIIAQAFFRPRVEPSGAGETVSLSESRPVPEK, from the coding sequence TTGAACACGTGGCTTGTGGCGGCTACCTGGATTGGACTTGCCCTGGCCGCCGGGTTGATTTCCGTACGTACTGGTATATCGGTGGCTATGGTGGAGATCATGGTGGGGGTAATTGGTGGTAACTACCTTGGGCTGGAAGTAAATACCTGGGTTAACTTCCTGGCGGGATTGGGCGCCATCGTCCTCACCTTTCTGGCCGGGGCCGAAGTGGATCCGGCGGTGCTGAAAAGCAAGTTCAAGGAGAGTGTTTCCTTAGGTTTTGTATCTTTTCTTTTTCCCTTCCTGGGGGCTTTTGCCTATGCCTACTACGTGGCCGGGTGGGACCTGCCGGCGGCGCAGATCGCCGGCATCGCCCTTTCCACCACTTCCGTGGCCATAGTGTATGCAGTCATGGTGGAAACGCGCCTGAATGAAACGGAACTGGGGCAAATCATCCTGGCCGCCTGTTTTATTACCGACCTGGGCACGGTGCTGGCCCTGGGCATACTCTTTGCCAGCTATGACTACTGGATGCTCATCTTTATTGCGGCCACAGCGGTTGTCCTGTTCTTAATGCCCAAAATCACACCCGCCTTTCAGGAAAGGTTCGGCCGCCAGGTAAGCCAGATTGAGGTAAAATACGTGCTTTTTGCCCTGCTGTTGCTGGGCGGGCTGGCCAACAAGGCCAACAGCGAAGCGGTTTTGCCGGCCTACCTGCTGGGCCTGGCCCTGGCGGGTTTCTTTCAAAGGGAAAAAGAACTTTTGCAGCGCATCCGGGCCGCTGCCTTTGCCTTCCTGACCCCATTTTATTTCCTGAAAGCGGGCCTTTTCGTCTCCCTGCCCGCCGTCGTGGGTTCCTTTGGATTAATCCTGATCCTGCTGGCGGTAAAAGTTGCTGCTAAATTTGCCGGGGTATGGCCTTTAACCTGGCTGTTCAGGTATAAACCCCGCGACGGCATGTACACTACTTTGCTCATGTCCACCGGCCTTACCTTTGGCACCATCTCGGCACTTTTCGGGTTGAGCCACAATTTCATCAACCAGCAACAATATACCGTTCTGGTCACGGTGGTGATAGCCAGCGGGGTAATCCCCACTATTATCGCCCAGGCCTTTTTCCGTCCCCGGGTAGAGCCGTCCGGGGCCGGGGAAACGGTTTCCCTTTCCGAAAGTCGCCCAGTTCCGGAGAAATGA
- a CDS encoding universal stress protein, whose translation MYRKIMVAYDGSPYSKKALSAGIELTRCCGCELHAVAVVNLPDYAGTVAEVDDMVTRAREFYEKKLGDAVSRAAGKNVKLTTHLIFGHVGETIVRFARENNFDLIVVGTHGWSAIQKLVMGSVSSHVIRHAACDVLVAKGRED comes from the coding sequence ATGTACCGCAAGATCATGGTGGCCTACGATGGTTCTCCTTACTCCAAGAAGGCCCTGTCTGCAGGAATCGAGCTGACCCGTTGCTGCGGGTGCGAACTGCACGCAGTTGCCGTGGTAAACCTGCCGGACTATGCGGGTACAGTAGCAGAAGTAGACGACATGGTGACCAGGGCACGGGAATTTTACGAAAAGAAGCTGGGAGATGCGGTTTCCAGAGCGGCCGGCAAAAACGTAAAGCTGACCACGCATCTGATCTTCGGCCACGTGGGGGAAACCATCGTGCGCTTTGCCCGGGAGAATAATTTTGATTTGATAGTCGTGGGAACCCACGGCTGGAGCGCCATTCAAAAGCTGGTCATGGGCAGCGTTTCTTCCCACGTAATCCGTCACGCGGCGTGTGATGTGCTGGTGGCTAAAGGCAGGGAAGACTAA
- a CDS encoding MFS transporter, which translates to MTQRAFKFIILLGIVSLFSDMTYEGARSITGPFLAMLGATGTIVGFVAGLGELLGYGVRLLSGYISDRTGKYWPITILGYFLNLLAVPFLALAGNWPVAAGLMITERVGKAIRTPARDAMLSYATSEVGRGRGFGLHEALDQIGAITGPLIVALVLYFLKGNYKAGFAVLLVPASVALIILIAARILYPVPRELEAAPIMAEGKGLPSKFWLYLAAVALIAAGYVDYPLIAFHLGKTSLISPAWLPILYAIAMAADALAALIFGYLFDRTGINILVIAVLVSSLFAPLVFLGNFITVVTGMAIWGIGMGAQESVLRAAIAGMIPPDRRGTAYGVFNTGYGLFWFLGSALMGILYDLSVGYVVAFSVIVQLLAASMMLWVAKRN; encoded by the coding sequence ATGACTCAGAGAGCATTCAAATTCATTATCCTGCTGGGAATCGTTAGCCTCTTTTCAGACATGACCTATGAAGGTGCCCGCAGCATTACCGGTCCTTTTTTGGCAATGCTGGGGGCCACCGGAACAATCGTTGGCTTCGTTGCCGGACTGGGAGAATTGCTGGGTTACGGCGTGCGGCTGCTTTCCGGTTATATAAGCGATCGTACGGGGAAATACTGGCCGATTACAATACTGGGGTATTTTCTCAACCTCCTGGCGGTTCCTTTTCTGGCCCTGGCAGGCAACTGGCCAGTGGCAGCAGGTTTAATGATTACGGAAAGAGTGGGGAAGGCCATCCGCACTCCCGCCCGTGATGCCATGCTTTCTTACGCCACTTCGGAAGTTGGGAGAGGACGGGGATTTGGCCTCCACGAAGCTCTGGATCAAATTGGCGCCATTACCGGTCCTTTAATTGTGGCCCTGGTGTTATACTTTCTAAAAGGCAATTATAAAGCAGGATTTGCCGTTTTACTGGTGCCGGCTTCCGTAGCGCTAATAATCCTCATCGCTGCCAGGATTTTATATCCGGTCCCGCGAGAGCTGGAGGCAGCTCCAATCATGGCGGAAGGCAAAGGTTTGCCGTCAAAATTCTGGCTTTACCTGGCAGCCGTCGCCCTCATAGCGGCCGGTTATGTTGATTATCCTTTAATTGCCTTCCACCTGGGAAAGACTTCTCTGATTTCGCCCGCATGGCTTCCAATACTTTATGCCATAGCAATGGCAGCCGATGCCCTGGCGGCTTTAATTTTTGGGTACTTGTTTGACCGTACCGGAATCAATATTCTGGTCATAGCTGTACTGGTTTCATCCTTATTTGCACCCTTAGTGTTTTTGGGGAACTTTATAACAGTTGTAACAGGGATGGCAATCTGGGGCATTGGTATGGGAGCACAGGAATCGGTTTTAAGGGCAGCCATTGCCGGTATGATCCCTCCTGATAGGCGCGGGACTGCCTACGGGGTGTTCAACACCGGGTACGGCCTGTTCTGGTTCCTGGGCAGCGCCCTGATGGGGATTTTGTATGACCTGTCGGTAGGGTATGTGGTGGCATTTTCGGTAATAGTTCAGCTGCTGGCAGCATCAATGATGCTTTGGGTGGCGAAACGCAACTGA
- a CDS encoding AAA family ATPase — protein sequence MQLLPGKLFPVGGPVSEKDIVDREDFITSLQIRLGDGQSVMLAGPRRIGKTSIAYEVLRRLKEQGFYTASVDFFRLSNKREFAVSLINACLENRTGIRKTLDVLKDRAKAIAGMAKLTIKLEDLEFGFGFLHGEPDENALLDYALDLPEILATRDGRNMVVLFDEFQDASRVVSQEEIYKKMRSHFQNHKNVSYLFLGSKEGIMKTLFSNRKEAFYRFAVILPIPPIPEDSWVTYITRKFAEQNIEVDSEITRGILQKTGGHPQDTMLVCSEIYYALLEAGKNTVTPKFVQLGYDRALLILAQIYDEILDELSQKSHVREVLKRIAAGNRVYSRKANPNEIKRALDYLMAKAIIEKDGRGSYRFVEPMFQEYILGEHR from the coding sequence GTGCAACTTTTGCCCGGCAAATTATTTCCCGTCGGTGGTCCTGTTTCAGAAAAAGACATCGTGGACAGAGAGGATTTTATCACTTCCCTTCAAATCAGGCTGGGTGACGGACAGAGTGTGATGCTGGCCGGCCCCCGCAGAATAGGAAAAACTTCTATTGCTTACGAAGTTTTGAGACGATTGAAAGAGCAGGGTTTTTACACAGCTTCTGTAGACTTTTTCCGCCTCTCAAACAAACGAGAATTCGCTGTTTCTCTGATCAACGCCTGCCTGGAAAACAGAACGGGAATCCGCAAAACGCTGGATGTCCTGAAAGATCGTGCCAAAGCTATCGCCGGTATGGCGAAGTTGACGATTAAGCTTGAAGACCTGGAATTCGGTTTTGGTTTCCTCCACGGCGAGCCAGATGAAAACGCACTGCTGGATTACGCGCTGGATTTGCCGGAAATTCTTGCAACCCGCGATGGAAGAAATATGGTGGTCCTGTTTGACGAGTTCCAGGACGCTTCCCGCGTGGTCAGCCAGGAAGAAATCTATAAAAAAATGCGGTCACATTTCCAAAATCATAAGAACGTATCTTATCTTTTTCTTGGTTCCAAAGAAGGTATAATGAAAACCCTGTTCAGCAACCGGAAAGAAGCCTTTTACCGCTTCGCCGTGATCCTTCCTATCCCTCCTATTCCCGAAGATTCGTGGGTGACATATATTACCCGAAAATTTGCCGAACAAAATATTGAAGTGGATAGTGAAATTACCAGGGGAATTTTGCAAAAAACCGGCGGCCACCCCCAGGACACCATGCTCGTTTGTTCGGAAATTTACTACGCTCTCCTTGAAGCAGGAAAAAATACCGTAACTCCAAAGTTTGTTCAGCTGGGATACGACCGGGCTTTATTGATCCTGGCTCAAATTTACGACGAAATACTGGATGAGCTCAGCCAAAAATCTCATGTCCGCGAGGTGTTGAAGCGTATTGCCGCGGGAAACAGGGTGTATAGCCGGAAAGCCAATCCCAACGAAATCAAAAGAGCCCTGGATTACCTGATGGCCAAAGCAATCATCGAAAAAGACGGGCGCGGATCATATAGATTTGTTGAACCGATGTTTCAGGAATACATCCTGGGCGAACACCGGTAG
- the floA gene encoding flotillin-like protein FloA (flotillin-like protein involved in membrane lipid rafts) has translation MFTLLGLSTIIFFLLILIGVAVIFSFIPVGLWISALAAGVKIGIFTLVGMRLRRVPPAKIVGPLIKADKAGLNVTVNQLEAHYLAGGNVDRVVDALIAAERADIPLTFERAAAIDLAGRNVLEAVQMSVNPKVIQTPMVSAVAKDGIEVKVIARVTVRANIDRLVGGAGEETILARVGEGVVTTVGSAESHKHVLENPDSISRTVLGKGLDAGTAFEILSIDIADVDVGRNIGAQLQIDQAEADKRIAQAKAEERRAMAVAKEQEMRAMVEEMRARVVEAEAEVPRAMAEALRQGKLGVMDYYNMQNLLADTRMREGLARMGGEPGEPGESSRKGKER, from the coding sequence ATGTTTACCCTGCTTGGACTTTCCACAATTATCTTCTTCCTGCTCATTTTAATCGGCGTGGCTGTGATTTTTAGTTTCATCCCGGTTGGCCTGTGGATTTCCGCCCTGGCCGCAGGAGTGAAAATCGGCATTTTCACCCTGGTGGGCATGCGCCTGCGGCGGGTTCCGCCGGCAAAAATTGTCGGCCCGTTGATTAAGGCCGACAAGGCCGGCCTCAATGTAACCGTTAACCAGCTGGAAGCCCATTACCTCGCCGGGGGTAATGTGGACCGGGTGGTGGATGCCCTCATTGCCGCCGAGCGGGCCGACATTCCCCTCACCTTTGAGCGGGCCGCGGCCATCGATCTGGCCGGGCGCAATGTCCTGGAAGCGGTGCAGATGAGCGTCAACCCCAAGGTGATTCAAACCCCCATGGTGTCTGCCGTGGCCAAGGACGGCATTGAGGTCAAGGTTATCGCCCGGGTCACGGTGCGGGCCAATATCGACCGCCTGGTGGGTGGTGCCGGCGAGGAAACCATCCTGGCCCGGGTGGGTGAAGGCGTCGTAACTACGGTCGGCAGTGCCGAAAGCCACAAGCACGTGCTGGAAAACCCGGACTCCATTTCCCGGACCGTGCTGGGGAAGGGCCTGGATGCCGGGACGGCTTTCGAAATCCTTTCGATTGATATTGCCGACGTGGATGTGGGGCGGAACATCGGCGCCCAGTTGCAAATCGACCAGGCGGAAGCAGACAAACGCATTGCCCAGGCCAAAGCGGAAGAGCGGCGGGCCATGGCCGTGGCCAAAGAGCAGGAGATGCGGGCCATGGTGGAGGAAATGCGCGCCCGGGTGGTGGAAGCGGAAGCGGAAGTGCCCCGGGCTATGGCCGAGGCTTTACGCCAGGGGAAACTGGGTGTCATGGATTACTACAACATGCAAAACCTGCTGGCCGATACCCGTATGCGCGAGGGTCTGGCCAGAATGGGCGGCGAGCCGGGTGAGCCCGGTGAATCCTCCAGGAAAGGAAAGGAACGCTAA
- a CDS encoding NfeD family protein, with protein sequence MSGQLLTWLSVLAFLLGFIALVLEIFVVPGFGVAGMAGIILLAWGVLLLAVDFTQATAALVVALALTIVVFFLGLKFMSRLNLWQRLTLGTRLEKDEGYVAGQVDLVHLVDLTGVALTPLRPAGTVEIAGRRLDVVTGGEYIPAGAKVQVVRVEGSRVVVRRADYI encoded by the coding sequence ATGTCTGGTCAACTTTTAACCTGGCTCTCGGTACTGGCTTTTTTGCTGGGCTTTATTGCCCTGGTGCTTGAAATTTTCGTCGTTCCGGGCTTTGGCGTGGCGGGGATGGCCGGGATCATTCTCCTGGCTTGGGGGGTATTGTTGCTGGCGGTGGATTTTACCCAGGCCACGGCTGCGCTGGTGGTGGCCCTGGCTCTCACGATAGTGGTATTTTTCCTGGGGCTTAAATTTATGTCCCGGCTTAATCTCTGGCAGCGTTTAACCCTGGGTACCAGGCTGGAAAAAGATGAGGGTTATGTGGCCGGACAGGTTGACCTGGTACACCTGGTGGACCTTACGGGGGTGGCGTTAACCCCCCTGCGGCCCGCGGGGACGGTGGAAATTGCCGGCCGGCGGCTGGATGTGGTTACCGGCGGGGAATACATCCCCGCCGGGGCGAAAGTGCAGGTGGTGCGGGTGGAAGGGAGCCGGGTGGTGGTACGCCGGGCAGACTACATTTAG
- the rpsU gene encoding 30S ribosomal protein S21, with amino-acid sequence MPEVRVGKNETLDSALRRFKRSCQKAGVLAEARRHEHYEKPSVRRKKKSEAARRRKYR; translated from the coding sequence GTGCCAGAAGTACGTGTTGGTAAGAATGAGACCCTGGATAGCGCCCTCCGTCGCTTCAAGCGTTCCTGTCAGAAGGCCGGCGTCTTAGCCGAAGCAAGACGGCATGAACATTACGAAAAACCCAGTGTGCGGCGCAAGAAAAAATCCGAAGCGGCCAGAAGGCGTAAGTACCGTTAA
- a CDS encoding histidine triad nucleotide-binding protein, whose amino-acid sequence MQDCIFCKIVKKEIPAEIVYEDDHVMAFKDIHPAAPVHLLLIPKKHIPTFFDLTDEDVSIIGRVQLAAARVARQLNLEEKGFRLVSNCKEDAGQLIFHIHYHLLGGRALQWPPG is encoded by the coding sequence GTGCAGGATTGCATTTTCTGCAAGATCGTGAAAAAGGAGATTCCCGCCGAGATCGTTTATGAGGATGATCACGTAATGGCCTTTAAAGACATCCACCCGGCGGCTCCCGTCCACCTCTTGCTCATTCCGAAAAAACATATCCCCACCTTCTTCGACCTGACGGATGAAGACGTTTCCATAATCGGCCGTGTTCAGCTGGCGGCAGCCCGGGTCGCCCGGCAGTTGAACCTGGAGGAAAAAGGATTTCGGTTGGTCAGCAACTGCAAGGAAGATGCCGGCCAGCTGATTTTCCATATTCATTATCATTTGCTGGGGGGTAGAGCGCTGCAGTGGCCACCGGGCTAG
- the mtaB gene encoding tRNA (N(6)-L-threonylcarbamoyladenosine(37)-C(2))-methylthiotransferase MtaB has product MKPTVGVKDVPRTVAVTTLGCKVNQYESAALATLFRERGYKVVDFSEAADIYVINTCTVTHLGDRKSRQLIRRATRNNPHARVVVTGCYAQTSPEEVLSIPGVDLVVGTRDKSRIVDLVEELESRKEGPLAVVRDVFADQDYEELPVPALPSRVRAFLKIQEGCNNFCAYCIIPYARGPLRSRDPENVLAEARRLVAGGFKELVLTGIHTGAYGQDRPGGPDLAGLVECLAEIPGLVRLRLSSVEPMDITGKLVDIMATRPNVCRHLHIPLQSGDDTVLARMRRHYTTAWFRELVQRVRGCVPGIAITTDIIVGFPGETDGQFENTFNFVREMAFARLHVFKYSPRQGTEAASFPDQISAPVKEARSRRMIALGDELARSFAAKHIGREVQVLVEEELPEKAGFFAGLTDNYLRVIFPARKNPVGELVTVRVEEIEGADLKGMII; this is encoded by the coding sequence GTGAAACCAACCGTGGGGGTGAAAGACGTGCCCAGGACTGTAGCCGTGACCACCCTGGGATGCAAGGTTAACCAATATGAGTCGGCGGCCCTGGCCACCCTGTTCCGGGAGCGGGGCTATAAAGTGGTGGACTTCAGCGAAGCGGCGGACATTTATGTCATCAACACCTGTACGGTTACCCACCTGGGGGACCGCAAGTCAAGGCAGCTTATCCGGCGGGCCACGCGAAACAACCCCCATGCCCGCGTGGTGGTAACCGGCTGTTACGCCCAGACCTCGCCGGAAGAGGTACTCTCCATCCCCGGCGTGGACCTGGTGGTGGGGACAAGGGACAAATCCCGCATTGTGGATCTGGTGGAGGAACTGGAAAGCCGTAAGGAGGGGCCGCTGGCCGTGGTACGGGATGTTTTTGCGGACCAGGATTACGAGGAACTGCCCGTACCGGCGCTGCCCTCCCGGGTGCGGGCCTTTTTAAAAATCCAGGAAGGGTGCAATAATTTTTGCGCCTACTGCATTATTCCCTATGCCCGGGGGCCGCTGCGCAGCCGGGACCCGGAAAATGTCCTGGCCGAAGCCAGGAGGCTGGTAGCCGGGGGCTTTAAGGAACTGGTGCTCACCGGCATTCATACCGGGGCCTACGGCCAGGACCGGCCCGGCGGCCCGGACCTGGCCGGCCTGGTGGAATGCCTGGCGGAAATTCCGGGGTTGGTGCGCCTGCGCCTCAGTTCTGTGGAACCGATGGACATTACAGGTAAACTGGTGGATATAATGGCTACCAGGCCCAATGTCTGCCGCCACCTGCATATCCCCCTGCAAAGCGGCGATGATACGGTCCTGGCCCGCATGCGCCGTCACTATACCACGGCCTGGTTTCGTGAGCTGGTTCAAAGAGTAAGGGGGTGCGTGCCCGGCATAGCCATTACCACCGACATTATTGTTGGTTTCCCCGGGGAAACCGACGGCCAGTTTGAAAATACGTTTAATTTTGTGCGCGAGATGGCTTTTGCCCGGCTGCATGTTTTCAAGTATTCCCCCCGGCAGGGTACGGAAGCGGCCTCCTTTCCCGACCAGATCAGTGCCCCGGTGAAAGAGGCGCGGAGCCGCCGGATGATTGCCCTGGGAGATGAGCTGGCCCGTTCCTTTGCCGCCAAGCATATTGGCCGGGAGGTCCAGGTGCTGGTGGAAGAAGAGTTGCCGGAGAAAGCAGGTTTCTTTGCCGGTCTTACCGATAATTACCTGCGGGTAATTTTTCCAGCCCGGAAAAATCCTGTGGGTGAGCTGGTGACGGTGCGGGTGGAAGAGATAGAGGGTGCAGATTTAAAAGGAATGATAATTTAA